The Daucus carota subsp. sativus chromosome 7, DH1 v3.0, whole genome shotgun sequence genome window below encodes:
- the LOC108196687 gene encoding fructokinase-like 2, chloroplastic, whose amino-acid sequence MASLCFTQFYVLPRWQLNLPLFASIQFVQPQDIRLRSRCVPTALSKKNLSESLVGDGSDGEGEVVEKKVRKTSKRAPARGRRKAKVEIPEDSLLPEKADDVTDDKALFPVSTEKPQRRTRKKALVAAESTSDSIVEEKPVKKVTRRRTKKKIEDPVDQVSETEVSDSEGEAVDTDVEDDNEKGLEFEYDDGEDDISFTYGWPPLVCCFGSAQHSFVPSGRPANRLLDYEMHERMKDALWAPEKYIRAPGSCSSNVALALANLGGKVAFMGKIGDDDYGQALLLHLNESRVQTRSVRIDSKRVTAISQMKIGKRGGLRMTCVKPCAEDSLLKSEINIDVLKEAKMFYFNTFSLLDKKMRSTALQAIKISKKLGSLIFYDVNLPLPLWQSGEETKMFIQQAWDLADVIEVTTQELEFLCGIEPFENFDTKNNDKSKFPHYAPEVLAPLWHENLKLLFVTNGTSKIHYYTKEHDGAVLGMEDAPVTPFSCDMSAAGDGIVAALMRKLTIQPNLITDKGYLEHAIKYAINCGVTDQWLQARIRGFPPKEEMEGDIVPDTNGIMSITEKQYRTLVPVSSTI is encoded by the exons ATGGCTTCTCTGTGTTTCACACAGTTCTATGTGCTGCCCAG GTGGCAATTGAATTTGCCTTTATTTGCCTCGATTCAGTTCGTACAACCTCAGGATATTAGATTGCGGAGTAGATGTGTACCGACAGCCTTATCTAAGAAAAATCTTTCAGAATCTTTAGTTGGTGATGGTTCTGATGGAGAAGGGGAGGTTGTAGAGAAAAAGGTGCGGAAAACTTCTAAACGGGCTCCAGCTAGAGGTCGTAGAAAAGCTAAAGTGGAAATTCCAGAGGATAGCCTTTTACCAGAGAAGGCTGATGATGTCACAGATGATAAAGCATTATTTCCCGTGTCGACTGAAAAACCTCAGAGGCGAACGCGAAAAAAAG CTTTAGTAGCAGCTGAGTCTACCTCTGACAGCATAGTGGAGGAAAAACCTGTAAAAAAGGTAACTAGGCGGAGGACTAAAAAGAAGATCGAGGATCCAGTTGATCAAGTTAGTGAAACAGAAGTTAGCGATAGTGAAGGGGAGGCAGTTGACACTGACGTGGAAGATGATAATGAGAAAGGACTGGAATTTGAATATGATGATGGAGAAGACGATATCAGTTTTACTTATGGATGGCCTCCTCTTGTCTGTTGCTTCGGATCTGCTCAACACTCGTTTGTGCCCTCAGGAAGACCTGCAAACAGGCTTCTTGACTATGAAATGCATGAAAGAATGAAGGATGCCTTATGGGCCCCTGAAAAGTACATTAGGGCTCCAGGGAGTTGTTCAAGCAATGTTGCATTGGCTCTGGCCAATTTAGGTGGTAAAGTTGCCTTCATGGGAAAAATTGGGGACGATGATTATGGTCAAGCATTGTTATTGCATCTAAATGAAAGCAGAGTTCAGACACGATCAGTTCGAATTGATAGTAAAAGAGTTACTGCAATTTCACAAATGAAGATAGGCAAGAGAGGTGGCTTGAGAATGACTTGTGTCAAACCATGTGCAGAGGATTCATTGTTGAAGTCTGAGATCAACATAGATGTGTTGAAGGAG GCAAAGATGTTTTACTTCAACACATTCTCACTGCTTGATAAAAAGATGAGATCCACTGCATTACAAGCCATCAAGATCTCAAAGAAGTTAGGAAGTCTGATTTTCTATGATGTAAACCTTCCATTACCATTATGGCAATCTGGGGAAGAGACCAAAATGTTCATACAACAAGCATGGGATCTTGCAGATGTTATTGAGGTTACCACACAAGAGCTTGAATTTCTTTGTGGAATTGAGCcctttgaaaattttgataccAAAAATAATGACAAATCAAAGTTCCCTCATTATGCACCAGAAGTTTTAGCTCCACTTTGGCATGAAAATCTAAAACTTCTGTTTGTAACAAATGGGACGTCAAAGATTCATTACTACACCAAGGAACACGATGGAGCTGTCCTTGGGATGGAGGATGCACCTGTTACTCCTTTCAGTTGTGACATGTCTGCAGCAGGGGATGGCATTGTTGCAG CTCTGATGAGAAAGCTGACAATTCAACCAAATCTCATCACTGATAAAGGTTATTTGGAGCACGCCATCAAGTATGCCATTAATTGTGGAGTAACAGACCAATGGCTTCAGGCACGAATCCGTGGCTTCCCTCCTAAAGAAGAGATGGAAGGTGACATTGTTCCAGATACCAATGGCATAATGTCtataacagaaaaacaatatcGGACATTAGTGCCTGTTAGTTCTACAATTTGA